A genomic stretch from Oreochromis aureus strain Israel breed Guangdong linkage group 17, ZZ_aureus, whole genome shotgun sequence includes:
- the chrm2a gene encoding muscarinic acetylcholine receptor M2a gives MDAFNFTYWNASEGNDTEVVEESESAYKTVEVVFIVLVAGSLSLVTVIGNILVMLSIKVNRNLQTVNNYFLFSLACADLIIGLCSMNLYTVYIVIGYWPLGPVVCDLWLALDYVVSNASVMNLLIISFDRYFCVTKPLTYPVKRTTKMAGMMIAAAWVLSFILWAPAILFWQFIVGGRTVPEKECYIQFFSNAAVTFGTAIAAFYLPVIIMIQLYWQISRASKSRVKKDNRKPSGVNPESISPGQRRNNTPKSNNNNVPGEDAGHSQSQNAADGANQHDGKLQNGKGPSSTTAEGETEGDDAARENCTPGEEKESSNDSTSGSVVASNQKDEEPAPSTANSSLETNQPITRQRAKAGGSKLTCIKIKTKSPKGDCYTPSNATVEIVPTSERQNHVARKIVKMTKQPPNKKKKAAPSREKKVTRTIMAILVAFVATWTPYNVMVLINTFCSSCIPNTVWTIGYWLCYINSTINPACYALCNVTFKKTFKHLLLCQYKNIRSAR, from the coding sequence ATGGATGCATTCAATTTCACATATTGGAATGCCTCTGAAGGCAATGACACAGAAGTTGTGGAAGAGAGCGAAAGCGCCTACAAGACTGTGGAGGTGGTGTTCATCGTGTTGGTGGCTGGTTCCCTCAGTTTGGTtacagttattggaaatatccTAGTCATGCTTTCCATCAAAGTTAATAGGAACTTACAAACTGTCAACAACTACTTTTTATTCAGCCTTGCATGTGCTGATCTCATTATTGGACTGTGCTCGATGAACCTATACACAGTCTACATAGTGATTGGCTACTGGCCCCTGGGGCCAGTGGTGTGTGACTTGTGGTTAGCATTGGACTATGTTGTCAGCAATGCATCTGTCATGAATCTTCTCATCATAAGCTTTGATAGATACTTCTGTGTCACCAAGCCCCTCACCTACCCTGTCAAAAGGACCACCAAAATGGCAGGAATGATGATTGCGGCTGCCTGGGTCCTGTCTTTCATCCTATGGGCGCCTGCTATTCTCTTCTGGCAGTTCATTGTTGGTGGGCGGACAGTGCCTGAGAAGGAGTGCTATATCCAGTTCTTTTCCAATGCTGCCGTTACTTTTGGCACAGCCATTGCCGCCTTTTACCTACCTGTCATCATCATGATTCAGCTCTACTGGCAGATCTCCAGAGCAAGCAAGAGCCGTGTGAAGAAGGACAACCGGAAGCCATCAGGAGTAAACCCTGAATCTATCTCACCAGGCCAGAGAAGAAACAACACTCCAAAATCTAACAACAACAACGTACCAGGGGAAGATGCGGGGCATTCGCAAAGCCAGAATGCTGCTGATGGGGCAAACCAGCATGATGGAAAACTCCAGAATGGCAAAGGGCCTTCCTCAACCACTGCTGAGGGAGAAACTGAAGGTGATGATGCAGCAAGGGAGAACTGTACTCCTGGAGAGGAGAAGGAAAGCTCCAATGACTCAACATCTGGCAGTGTGGTTGCTTCCAACCAGAAGGATGAGGAACCAGCACCATCCACAGCCAACTCCAGTCTCGAGacaaaccagccaatcacacgtCAGCGAGCCAAAGCAGGGGGCTCCAAGCTGACATGCATTAAGATCAAGACTAAATCACCCAAAGGTGACTGCTACACACCATCTAATGCCACTGTTGAGATTGTCCCAACCTCAGAGCGGCAGAACCATGTGGCTCGGAAGATTGTGAAGATGACTAAGCAACCTccaaacaagaagaagaaagcagCGCCATCACGGGAGAAAAAAGTTACCCGCACCATAATGGCCATCCTGGTAGCGTTTGTTGCCACTTGGACTCCTTACAACGTGATGGTGCTTATTAACACGTTTTGCTCTAGCTGTATCCCCAACACAGTATGGACTATTGGTTACTGGCTATGCTATATCAACAGCACCATTAATCCGGCCTGCTACGCCCTGTGCaatgtcacatttaaaaagacattCAAACATCTTCTTCTCTGCCAATATAAGAATATTAGGTCAGCCAGATAA